TCTGGCTGGCAACTATCGGTACTGTACTGTACATCGTTGCTATGTGGATCTCTGGTGTGATGCAAGGTCTGATGTGGCGTGCAGTGAACTCTGACGGCACCCTGACCTACAGCTTCGTAGAAAGTCTGGAAGCCTCATATCCGTTCTACTTCGTACGCTTCCTGGGCGGCTGCTTCTTCGTAACCGGTATGCTGATCATGGCTTACAACGTATTCCGCACTGTTAAGGCACCTAAAGATTCACTGCCTGAACTGTCAGAAGCCAAAGCTGCATAAGGAGTAGACACGATGAAATTCAACCATGAATTAATTGAGAAAAACATCGGTTTGCTCGGTATCTTCACCGTGCTGGTGATCAGCATCGGTGGTCTGGTGCAAATCACGCCACTGCTGTTCCAGAAAGATACCACCGAGCCAGTGAAAGGCCTGCGCCCCTACACTGCACTCGAGCTCGAAGGCCGTGACATCTATATCCGTGAAGGTTGCTACAACTGCCACAGCCAGATGATCCGTCCCCTGCGTGCTGAAACTGAACGTTATGGCCACTACTCTGTTGCCGGTGAATCAGTATGGGATCATCCCTTCCAGTGGGGCTCCAAGCGTACTGGTCCAGACCTGGCCCGTGTAGGCGGTCGTTACAGCGATAAATGGCACGAAGTTCACCTGATTGATCCTCGCGCCGTGGTTCCTCAGTCCAACATGCCTGCTTTCCCTTGGCTAGCCGACAACAAGCTTGATGGCCAGCATACAGCCCGCAAGATGACCATTTTGCGTGATATGCACAAGGGCGAGAACAACGGCAAAGACCTGTACAGCGATGAAGAAATTGCCAACGCTCAGAAAGCCGTAGAAGGCAAAACTGAGATGGAAGCCATTATCGCTTACCTGCAGTCTTTGGGGCATGCACTCAAATAAGGAGGTAACTATATGGATTACGGCACATTACACGGGATAGTAACCGTTGTTGTAATGCTGACCTTCGTCGGTATATTTGCTTGGGCTTATAGCTCCCGTCGCAAAAAGAGTTTCGACGAGGCGGCTAACCTTGTGTTTTCCGATGAGGAAACCAAGGGAATGAAGGACTCAGGAGAGCAAAAATAATGTTGATGAGTAACTTCTGGAGTATGTGGATTAGCATACTCACTATCCTGGTGATCGTAGGCTGCTTCGTGCTGCTGAAAATCTGTTCCAAGAACACGACGCCTGATATTAAAGAAGGCGAATCAATGGGTCATAGCTTCGACGGTATCGAAGAGCTGAACAACCCGCTGCCAAAGTGGTGGAGCTACATGTTCTACATCACTATCGTGTTCGGTGTGATTTACCTGGCTCTGTATCCAGGTCTGGGGAACTTCAAAGGTTTCCTGGGTTGGAGCAGCTCTAACCAGAGCATTGGTACTGAGCAAGGTATCAAGGCCGACTCTAAAGCAGCCATCGAAAATGCTGCCAAAGACGGTCGCTGGGTTCAGTATGATGTCGAAGTGAAAAGTGCCGACGACAAATACGGTCACATTTTTAAAGAATACGCGGCAACCCCATTGGAAGAGCTGGTGAAAAACCCAGAAGCCTTGAAAGTGGGTGGTCGTCTGTTCCTGCAAAACTGTGCCCAGTGTCACGGCTCTGATGCTCGAGGCAGCACAGGCTTCCCTGACCTGACCGATGCCGATTGGCTCTATGGTGGTGACCTGGCTACTATCAAGGCCAGCATCATGAACGGTCGCCGTGGCATGATGCCACCAAAGGGTGGCTTGCCTATCGACGACAGTGAGATCCCAGGCCTGGCTGAGTATGTTGTCAGTCTCTCGGGCGGTGACCACGATGCCGCACTGGCCGCTCAAGGTCAGGGCTCGTTCATGAAAGGCTGTTTTGCCTGTCACGGTATGGACGGCAAAGGCAACAAATTCATGGGTGCCCCAGATCTGACTGACACTGTTTGGTTATACGGCGGTAGCCGCGGCAAGATTGAAGAGTCAATCAAGTTCGGTCGTACCGGCGTAATGCCAGCATGGAAAGATGTACTGGGCGAAGAAAAAGTCCATGTCATCACTGCCTACGTTTATAGCTTGTCCAACAAGTAATTAACGTCAGTAAAATCAAGGCCCCGAGATAACATCGGGGCCTTTTTTTAAGTGATAACTCAGACATTAAACGATAGAATATCGCTAACGAAACGACCTTTGGTATTACACAATGAATAAGCAGCAAGCCTGGTATAAGCAGTTTTGGCCCTGGTTTTTAATTATCCTTCCCATGTGTGCAGTTATCGCAAGTTTTACCACCCTGAAAATTGCCATGGATAACTCAGATTCGTTGGTAGCCGAGGAATATTACAAAAAGGGCAAGGCCATCAATATGGACCTGTCCAAAATTCAGTATGCACGCCAGATTGGTATGCAGTTTTTGGTTTCAGTCAAAGACGGTGCCATCACCCTCGAACAGCATGGTGGACCCGCCTATGACGCGGCGCTGAATACCAACTTTTATCACCCCACCCTTGCTGAACGCGATTTTGCGGGCATGGTAACCCAGGATGCCGCCAAACTTTATCGCATCACGCCGTCCCAGCCTATTTCAGGCTTTTGGGAAGTCCGCATTGAGAGTTTTGATGGCAAATGGCGCCTGCAAAAGCGCCTTGAGCTCACTGAAGGCATAGAACACTGGCTGAATTGAGTCGTCTATGACCACCATTTCCTGTTTTCACTGTAATGAACCTGTCCTGACCGGTAATCGCTTTATCACCCGAATCGATAATGTCGATCAGATGATGTGTTGCCCTGGATGTCAGGCAGTCTCTCAGGCGATTGTCGACGCCGGCCTGCTCTCCTATTACAAGTACCGCACCGAGCCCGGTAATCGTCAAACGGCACTGGTACCCGATAGCCTCAACCATTTCAGCGCCTATGACCTGCCAGAAGTACAACAGGACTTTGTGCAGGGGCGTGATGGCCGTGAGGAAGTGACCCTCAGTATCGATGGCATCACCTGTGCGGCCTGCGCCTGGCTGATTGAGCATAAGCTGCAAAAGCTTGAAGGCATTGAACGCATTCAGGTGAACTCCACCACTCAGCGCGCTTTTATCCGTTGGAAACCGGGGCTGGTTAAGCTGAGCGATATTCTGTCTGCTATCGGTAGCATTGGCTATAGCGCGGCACCTTTTCAACTGGACGACCAGGAAGTCGTCAGCAAGCGCAACAGCCGCCGTTTCCTGTTGAGACTGGGACTTGCGGGTTTTGCCACCATGCAGGTGATGATGTTCGCGCTGGCGCTTTATGCCGGCTACTTTACCGACCTGGAAACCGAGTACCGCGACTATTTTCGCTGGGTAAGCATGATTTTCGCCGCCCCCGTCGTGTTTTACTCCGCGCAGCCATTTTATTTCAGCGCCATACGCGCCATCCTGGGTGGCAAGCTCAATATGGACGTCTCAGTGTCCATTGCCATTTGCGGCGCTTACATAGCAAGCTGCGTTGCCACCATCAATGGTACCGGCGAGGTCTATTTCGAGTCGGTGTCCATGTTCACCTTCTTTTTGCTTCTTGGCCGCTATTTCGAGCAAAATGCCCGCCAAAAGGCATCGGTCAGCTCAAGTAACCTGCACAAGCTGGTGCCGCTGACGGCATCGTTAGTGACTGAGAATGGCATAGAAGAAATCCCTGCCAAGAAACTCCAGGTCGGCAACATCATTCTGGTCAGCCCCGGGGACGTGATTGCGGCCGATGGTAAAATAATCAGCGGTATCTCCGGCATCAACGAGTCCATGCTCACCGGTGAGCAGTTGCCTGTATCCAAGGCACCCGGCGCAGAGGTGTTTGCAGGCACCATCAATCTTGAACAGCCCATTAAGGTTGAAGTCACCGCCATCGGCCAGGACCAATTGGTTGCTGAAATCATCCGCCTCCAGGAAATGGCCTCCAATGCCAAGCCGGCAATTGCCCTTACCGCAGATAAACTTGCCCGTTACTTCTCGGCTACCATATTGACCATTGCCGCCATCACTTATGTGGTATGGCGCCAGATTTCTCCGGAAGATGCTTTTTGGGTGACACTATCCGTGTTGGTTGCCACCTGCCCCTGTGCCCTCGCCCTTGCCACGCCCACAGCAGTGACCTGCGCCACCGGGCTCTTTACCCGCCTCGGGATCATTTCCCGCCATGGCGCCGTCTTTGAAAAGTTGCCCAGAATAAAGACCGTGGTATTTGATAAAACCGGCACCCTCACCTGCGGCAACTTCAGTTTTGGCGACATCCGGTTGTTCGACAACATAGATAAGGCCCGAGCCCTCAACCTCGCATCCGCATTGGAACAGGGCTCTTTACACCCCATCGCCCGGTTATTCGCAAGAATGCCCACATCACTCGAAGTCCAGGGCCAGCATCATGTGGTGGGATTAGGTGTTGAAGGAACAATCGACGGCAAGCACTACCGGATTGGCAGTGCCGAATATCTTAATATTGCCAAAGACGACATGCAGTCAGGCCAGTGGGTGTACCTGGGCGATGACACAGGCCTGCTTGCCGCGTTTGAGATCCAGGATAAGCTCAGGGACGATGCCAGAGACACCATCAAGGCCTTGAAAGCCAAAAACATCGAACTGCAGATTGCCAGCGGTGATACCTCGGCCCACCTGCAACACGTCGCATCGACTCTCGGTATCGATAAGGTAAGTGGCGGCCTCAAACCCAAAGGAAAGCTCGAGCTTGTCGAGTCCCTTCGACGCCCTGACACTCTTGTTGCCATGTTTGGTGATGGGATTAATGATGCGCCGGTGCTCGCCGGTGCCGACCTTTCAGTGGCAATGGGCAGTGGCAGCGCCATCGCCAAAAACAGTGCCGATCTGATTTTACTCGGTGATCATCTGCACCGTTTTGTTGAAGCCATGAACATCGCATGTAAAACAAATCGTATCATCAGGCAGAATCTTGCCTGGGCATTGGGGTACAATCTGTTGATACTGCCACTTGCAGTGACCGGACATGTGGTTCCCTATATCGCCGCCATAGGCATGTCTGCCAGCTCGCTGATCGTAGTGGGTAACAGCTTGAGATTACTGAGGTTAAAACCGTGAGCATCATCTACATTCTCATTCCCATTGCGATGCTGTTTGTGCTCATTGCGGTTGGTGTCTTCTTTTGGGCCGTTCGAACAGAACAGTTTGATGACCTTGACCGGCAGGGGGCGTCCATTTTGTTTGAAGAAGATACACCCGCCACTCGCGGCGACGCAGCGGCTTCACGCACTGAGCCAACGGATAAACCTTAATGGATTACAGCCTCTCCGGCGCCTTTTTAGTGGGCTTGATGGGCGGTGTCCACTGTTTTGGCATGTGCGGTGGCCTGCTCGGCGCCTTTTCCAGCCAAATTCCAGCGCCTTCCCGGCATGAAAATCCCCTTTCCCACCGCCTCGGCTTTTTATTGGCATACAACGGGGGCCGCATCGCAAGTTACACCCTCGCCGGCGCCATTGCAGGTGGTGCCACAGGCGGGTTAAGCCTGCTGTTTGACGCAGGGCATCTGACCCTTTCTCTTCGATTTTTCGCCGGTATCATGATGATACTGCTTGGACTTTACGTGGCGAAACTTTGGTCCGGTGTCGTTTATATTGAGCAGCTTGGGAAAGGTCTGTGGCGCCTTATTCAACCTTTGGGAAAGCGATTGCTTCCCATAGATACCCGTGCCAAAGCGGTTCTTGCAGGCAGCGTATGGGGTTGGTTACCCTGTGGTCTTGTTTACTCCACACTGACCTGGTCCGTCGCCAGTGCAAATCCCATTGATGGCGCGCTTATCATGCTGTTTTTTGGCTTGGGTACCTTACCGGCACTGCTGAGCGTTGGGGTGGCAGCCAAGTCACTGATGGGGTG
The window above is part of the Shewanella litorisediminis genome. Proteins encoded here:
- the ccoO gene encoding cytochrome-c oxidase, cbb3-type subunit II — translated: MKFNHELIEKNIGLLGIFTVLVISIGGLVQITPLLFQKDTTEPVKGLRPYTALELEGRDIYIREGCYNCHSQMIRPLRAETERYGHYSVAGESVWDHPFQWGSKRTGPDLARVGGRYSDKWHEVHLIDPRAVVPQSNMPAFPWLADNKLDGQHTARKMTILRDMHKGENNGKDLYSDEEIANAQKAVEGKTEMEAIIAYLQSLGHALK
- a CDS encoding cbb3-type cytochrome oxidase subunit 3 produces the protein MDYGTLHGIVTVVVMLTFVGIFAWAYSSRRKKSFDEAANLVFSDEETKGMKDSGEQK
- the ccoP gene encoding cytochrome-c oxidase, cbb3-type subunit III, yielding MSNFWSMWISILTILVIVGCFVLLKICSKNTTPDIKEGESMGHSFDGIEELNNPLPKWWSYMFYITIVFGVIYLALYPGLGNFKGFLGWSSSNQSIGTEQGIKADSKAAIENAAKDGRWVQYDVEVKSADDKYGHIFKEYAATPLEELVKNPEALKVGGRLFLQNCAQCHGSDARGSTGFPDLTDADWLYGGDLATIKASIMNGRRGMMPPKGGLPIDDSEIPGLAEYVVSLSGGDHDAALAAQGQGSFMKGCFACHGMDGKGNKFMGAPDLTDTVWLYGGSRGKIEESIKFGRTGVMPAWKDVLGEEKVHVITAYVYSLSNK
- a CDS encoding FixH family protein gives rise to the protein MNKQQAWYKQFWPWFLIILPMCAVIASFTTLKIAMDNSDSLVAEEYYKKGKAINMDLSKIQYARQIGMQFLVSVKDGAITLEQHGGPAYDAALNTNFYHPTLAERDFAGMVTQDAAKLYRITPSQPISGFWEVRIESFDGKWRLQKRLELTEGIEHWLN
- a CDS encoding heavy metal translocating P-type ATPase, with product MTTISCFHCNEPVLTGNRFITRIDNVDQMMCCPGCQAVSQAIVDAGLLSYYKYRTEPGNRQTALVPDSLNHFSAYDLPEVQQDFVQGRDGREEVTLSIDGITCAACAWLIEHKLQKLEGIERIQVNSTTQRAFIRWKPGLVKLSDILSAIGSIGYSAAPFQLDDQEVVSKRNSRRFLLRLGLAGFATMQVMMFALALYAGYFTDLETEYRDYFRWVSMIFAAPVVFYSAQPFYFSAIRAILGGKLNMDVSVSIAICGAYIASCVATINGTGEVYFESVSMFTFFLLLGRYFEQNARQKASVSSSNLHKLVPLTASLVTENGIEEIPAKKLQVGNIILVSPGDVIAADGKIISGISGINESMLTGEQLPVSKAPGAEVFAGTINLEQPIKVEVTAIGQDQLVAEIIRLQEMASNAKPAIALTADKLARYFSATILTIAAITYVVWRQISPEDAFWVTLSVLVATCPCALALATPTAVTCATGLFTRLGIISRHGAVFEKLPRIKTVVFDKTGTLTCGNFSFGDIRLFDNIDKARALNLASALEQGSLHPIARLFARMPTSLEVQGQHHVVGLGVEGTIDGKHYRIGSAEYLNIAKDDMQSGQWVYLGDDTGLLAAFEIQDKLRDDARDTIKALKAKNIELQIASGDTSAHLQHVASTLGIDKVSGGLKPKGKLELVESLRRPDTLVAMFGDGINDAPVLAGADLSVAMGSGSAIAKNSADLILLGDHLHRFVEAMNIACKTNRIIRQNLAWALGYNLLILPLAVTGHVVPYIAAIGMSASSLIVVGNSLRLLRLKP
- the ccoS gene encoding cbb3-type cytochrome oxidase assembly protein CcoS, which encodes MSIIYILIPIAMLFVLIAVGVFFWAVRTEQFDDLDRQGASILFEEDTPATRGDAAASRTEPTDKP
- a CDS encoding sulfite exporter TauE/SafE family protein — its product is MDYSLSGAFLVGLMGGVHCFGMCGGLLGAFSSQIPAPSRHENPLSHRLGFLLAYNGGRIASYTLAGAIAGGATGGLSLLFDAGHLTLSLRFFAGIMMILLGLYVAKLWSGVVYIEQLGKGLWRLIQPLGKRLLPIDTRAKAVLAGSVWGWLPCGLVYSTLTWSVASANPIDGALIMLFFGLGTLPALLSVGVAAKSLMGWLQRRTVRWFSGALLVAFGVQTLYIGVAQLG